TATTCGTGACGGCCTTAAGCCAGTGCATCGCCGTATTCTTTACACAATGAAAGAAATGGGTTTACGCCATAACACGGCTTACAAAAAAAGCGCGCGCGTGGTTGGTGATGTGCTTGGTAAGTATCACCCTCATGGGGACACCGCGGTTTATTACGCAATGGTTCGTATGGTTCAAGAGTTTTCTTTGCGTTACCCGCTTGTAGATGGCCAGGGGAACTTTGGCAGTATAGATGGCGACTCTCCCGCCGCAATGCGTTATACCGAGGCTCGCCTTGCAGGCATATCCGATGAAATGCTTTCCGATATAGATAAAGACACAGTAGATTTTACGCCAAACTACGATGGTTCACTTCTGGAACCGTGTGTTTTGCCGGCAAAAATTCCAAGCTTGCTTATAAACGGTTCTTCCGGTATTGCCGTAGGTATGGCAACAAATATTCCAACCCACAATCTAACGGAAGTAATTGACGGGATTTTTGCTTACATAGCAAACCCCGCGATAGAAGTTATAGAGTTAATGAAAATAATTAAAGGGCCTGACTTTCCAACCGCGGGTACCATACACGGCAGAGCCGGCATAAAGCAGTACTTTGAAACAGGCAGGGGCTCAATTAAAATTCGCGCTAAAACCGAAATAGAAGAAATGAAGGGCGGCAGAGAAGCCATAATAATTCGCGAACTGCCGTATCAGGTAAATAAAGCAAACCTTATTGAAACTATTGCAGGCCTTGTTCACGATAAAAAAATTGAAGATATTTCCGACCTGCGCGACGAGTCCGACCGCGACGGCATAAGAGTTGTAATAGAGCTTAAGCGCGACGGCAACGCTCAAGTAGTATTAAACCAGCTTTATAAGCATACACAAATGTCAATATCATTTGGCGTTATAATGCTCGCGCTTGTAAACAACAAACCAAAAGTTTTAAAAATGAAAGAAGTGCTGCATCATTTTATTGAGCATCGTAAAGTTGTAATTGTGCGTAGAACAAAGTTTGAGCTTGCCAAAGCTGAAGCCAGAGCGCATATATTAGAGGGTTTAAAAATCGCGCTTGACAATTTAGACGCGGTAATAAAAACAATTAAAGCATCCTCAGATACCGAAAGCGCCCGTACGCGCCTTATGGATAAGTTTGGACTTTCAAAACTTCAGGCACAGGCCATATTAGATATGAAGCTGCAACAGCTTACCGGCCTTGAGCGCGACAAAATAGAGCAGGAATACTTAGAGCTGATAAAACTTATAGCAAAACTGCGCGGCATACTTATTGATGCGAACAAAATACTCAACATAATAAAAGAAGAACTTACCATAATAAAAGAAAAGTATGGCGATGCTCGCAAAACAAAAATTGTTGCCCAGGAACTTGGCGAAGTAAACATAGATGACCTTATACAAGAAGAAGATGTGGCTGTAACAATATCCCATGCAGGATATATTAAACGCTTGCCGATAAGCACCTATCGTTCGCAAAAACGCGGCGGCAGAGGTGTAACAGGCCAGGAAGTGCGCGAAGAAGATTTTGTTGATAATATAATTGTTACAAGCACCCACGCTCACCTGCTTATGTTTACAAATAAAGGCAGAATGCACTGGCTGCGGGTGTATGATATCCCCGAAGGCGGACGCACTTCAAAAGGTAAAGCAATAGTTAACCTCTTACAGCTTTCTTCATCGGAAGAAAATGTAACTGCAACAATACCAATTCGTTCTTTTGCCGAACAGAAAGAAACATACCTGCTTATGTGCACAAAGCATGGAACTGTTAAAAAAACAGCACTTACAGAGTATGATAATCCACGCAAGGCCGGTATAATTGCCATTGGCTTAGATGAGGGTGACACGCTTATAGATGTAAAGCACACCGACGGTGATAAGCAGGTTATAATAGCCACACGCAAAGGTATAGCCATTCGCTTTAAAGAAAAAGACATAAGGTCAATAGGCCGTTCCGGGAAAGGTGTGCGCGGCATACGGCTTGAAGAAAAAGATGAAGTTGTAGGTATGGAAGCAATAACTGAAGACGATGTATTTTTAACAGTCAGCACAAACGGTTACGGCAAACGCACTGAAGTTCGCAAGTATCGCCTGCAAACCAGAGGCGGCAAAGGTGTTATAAATATGAAAGCCACACAGGCAAACGGGCTTGTGGTTGGCATAAAAAAAGCAAACGACGGCAGCGAACTTGTGTTAATGACAGAAAAAGGCATAGTTAACCGACAACCGCTTGAGGGCATACTGCAAAAAGGCCGCAACATTCAGGGTGTTAGATTAATCAAACTTGAAGAAGGCGACAAACTTGCCGCGCTTGCTATAACAGAAAGGTGCGAAGAAGAAGTTGAGGAAGAAACTGCAAAAGAGTAGCGGTCGCTAAAGGTTAATTTGCGAAAAAACAAAAAGCGTTATGAATAATTGTTTTGACAATTACTTTGATTACTCCGGCGCAATTCATATACACACAAGTTATTCGTTTGACGCAAAAATACCAATCGCTCAAGTAATTCTCGCCGCGAAAAAATGCGGTTTGGATTTTGTAATAATAACCGACCACTTTCGCATGGATGCCCGCACTGCCGGCTGGGAAGGTCTGAAAAACGGTGTTTTTGTAGTTGTGGGTGAAGAAATATCTCCTAGGTACAACCACTGCTTGGCATTAGGTTTAAAAACACCAATAATCGCCTGGAAAAAAAGCTCAAACCCAAAAGAGTATCTATCTCAAGTAGAATTACAGGGCGGTATTTCATTGATAGCGCACCCCGACCACAGCGGCGCGCCAAAATTTGGTGTAAAAGCATACCCTTGGCAAAACTGGTCTGTAAATGATTATGCAGGCATAAGCATTTGGGACTTAATGACCGACTGGCAGGAAAAACTTAAAAGTATCTTTTGCGCCTTGCTTGCCTACATTGCCCCAGCGTTCATTTTAAGCGGACCCAAAAAAGAAACACTCAATCGTTGGG
The window above is part of the Endomicrobiales bacterium genome. Proteins encoded here:
- a CDS encoding PHP domain-containing protein encodes the protein MNNCFDNYFDYSGAIHIHTSYSFDAKIPIAQVILAAKKCGLDFVIITDHFRMDARTAGWEGLKNGVFVVVGEEISPRYNHCLALGLKTPIIAWKKSSNPKEYLSQVELQGGISLIAHPDHSGAPKFGVKAYPWQNWSVNDYAGISIWDLMTDWQEKLKSIFCALLAYIAPAFILSGPKKETLNRWDNISKERKVFGFGEIDNHASVKKFFGFSFKIFPFEFAFSTIRTHLLLKEELSKNTAQGCKQIIEAIKNANGYVAQERWSSAKGFVFRISGLQTQAVSGDDFTLCNKATLEVKVPKKCLIKVIKDGIEIKAKKNSSALCFEISQKGSYRIEAYAKRFCFYKPWIFSNHIRVK
- the gyrA gene encoding DNA gyrase subunit A — protein: MADEKETKTPPEEIVFNPNIIPRNIEDEMKTCYIDYSMSVIVGRALPDIRDGLKPVHRRILYTMKEMGLRHNTAYKKSARVVGDVLGKYHPHGDTAVYYAMVRMVQEFSLRYPLVDGQGNFGSIDGDSPAAMRYTEARLAGISDEMLSDIDKDTVDFTPNYDGSLLEPCVLPAKIPSLLINGSSGIAVGMATNIPTHNLTEVIDGIFAYIANPAIEVIELMKIIKGPDFPTAGTIHGRAGIKQYFETGRGSIKIRAKTEIEEMKGGREAIIIRELPYQVNKANLIETIAGLVHDKKIEDISDLRDESDRDGIRVVIELKRDGNAQVVLNQLYKHTQMSISFGVIMLALVNNKPKVLKMKEVLHHFIEHRKVVIVRRTKFELAKAEARAHILEGLKIALDNLDAVIKTIKASSDTESARTRLMDKFGLSKLQAQAILDMKLQQLTGLERDKIEQEYLELIKLIAKLRGILIDANKILNIIKEELTIIKEKYGDARKTKIVAQELGEVNIDDLIQEEDVAVTISHAGYIKRLPISTYRSQKRGGRGVTGQEVREEDFVDNIIVTSTHAHLLMFTNKGRMHWLRVYDIPEGGRTSKGKAIVNLLQLSSSEENVTATIPIRSFAEQKETYLLMCTKHGTVKKTALTEYDNPRKAGIIAIGLDEGDTLIDVKHTDGDKQVIIATRKGIAIRFKEKDIRSIGRSGKGVRGIRLEEKDEVVGMEAITEDDVFLTVSTNGYGKRTEVRKYRLQTRGGKGVINMKATQANGLVVGIKKANDGSELVLMTEKGIVNRQPLEGILQKGRNIQGVRLIKLEEGDKLAALAITERCEEEVEEETAKE